Part of the Lolium rigidum isolate FL_2022 chromosome 6, APGP_CSIRO_Lrig_0.1, whole genome shotgun sequence genome, CTCGTCGAAATCGATATcgatgcaccagccggtgagatcCTCCGAGTACCCCTCCCATCCCCTGAGCGCGCACTGGCCCCGGTAACTCCGCAACATGTCCTCGTTGCCACGGCACGCCTTCACCATTCTCTCTATCTCTTCCAGTGTCTCTTTCGGTATCTTTTCGTGTAAATCGTGAATGTCGACGGTGAAGGTGATACGCCGCTTGTTTAGCCACCTTTCTAACCCAACACTCGTTGCTATCCTGCTGCTCAAATCCTGCTTCATGGTGAACAGCAGGCCCAACAAGTTATGCTGCCCGACAGAGCCCGGCCATTTCCTGCCACGCTCTGCTGACTTGATCATCCGGCGGAGAAACTTTAGTGCGCTATGAAGCCCGTCCAGTATCCCATTGCGCCGAGCAAACTCCCATGTGGATGAAAGCCCAGGATTCTTGATTTTGTCTATGCATATAGCACATGTCCACGATGACCCTATCGCCCTCAAAATTGATGCCATCTCCAGTACAATGGCCCCAACCAGCAAGGTGTAAGTGAAAGCCAAATCAGCTCTTGTGTAACCGTCTTTACCGGTCTTGAGCCTGAAAAGCAAGAGTGCTGTGACAgtggccaccaacgagagagcaCGGGTGCAGCACCCGTACCATGTGTGGATCAGCACTGTCTTTGTGTAGAAGATGTCATGCATGAGGGAGAGCTGCATCCCAGTCAACTCAAACAACTTCTCTGGAAACAATAAATTGGAGCAGTACTTGAAGATGACCCCACTCTGGTAGAGAGACGGCCATACCTTATAATCCAGGAATTGTCCCATGCAAACATACAGCAAGTCATGGGCATCCCGCAGAACATCTTCGGCGTCGTACGCACCGTCATAATTAAACGGGCCTTCTGGGGATTGATCCAACTTAAGGTTGTCAAGGAAGTTCGTGATGCCGTCACGGCTGGAGGACTTCAGCGTCCATACTCTCTCCCCATACTTCATAAAACCAACTAAATAGATCAAGACGGCGGCCATGACCAATAACGTCCCGCCACCGGCTATATGTCTGTAGAACAGATACGCAGCCCCCAGCGACTGTAAGACGAGAGTGAGCAGGTGGCGTAGCCACAGTTGGTTGTCCTCCAGGGCATACGCAGTCATGGTGTCCTGTCCACCTAGGTGGAGCAGCAGGAACTGCGCCCAGAATGCAGCCGGTCCAAGTTCAGGCAACTTGCTGTTGGAGATGTGGCCGAGGGTGTATAACGCCGTGGTTTCGGCCAATAGGTACGCCAGCCACAGGAGGAGCCTCCATGCGAGGGAGTTGCGTCGACGCATCCCGGCGAAAACAAGGATGAAAACTTGCAGCGTGAAGCTGAGCAGGATCAGTATCTGGATCGACCACTCATTCCAAAGGTGCAGCACCCAACCGGGCATCTCGTGCACTGAAATGCAAATAACCCAATATTTCATCCTCCTCATTCCAAAATGCGTAATAAAGCAAGTACGGAGTATATAAAGCAACTTACATGAGGTAATCACGCTGATAGTGATCAAACACGGATTCAAGGAAATAGGAAAGAGTTAGCTAGCTAGAGCGATTGGGAATTGTGCATCTCTGTCTACATATCGGATGTAGAAGGAACCAAAGGATTGAACTGGTCGTTGATTTGCATATATTAATATGCTCCCCTATTAGTATAAAACAACAAGCTGCCACTTGGTAATGGCATCTTGTCATAAGCATGTTATAATGTCCATACCAGCTCAGTGGCTGATAATCCCAAGGACGATTCAATATGTTCCAAAGTTTATTTAACACTACACCATTTTGATGCAACCGGGAAAATATATTTAGAGAACACTTGGGAAGTGTCACTTTATATTATCTTTGATCGAGAAGGCGACAAGAAACTTTGCTTAATTCGTGCAGGATTGAGATTAATAGGGAAAGGGACCCATCAAAGTAACACAGTTTCACAGTTGTCGTCTATGACGGGTCTTGGGACATGGCAGTTCGGTGACATTGAGATGAGGCGATGGTCTCGTGAAACGGTGGTGCCCATATATTGACAATTTATCCAAAGCTAGGCATTCCAGCCCAGATTGTCGAGGCTGTAATCAAACTGTAACATCCTGAAATTTTTGAACTCTGATTACCTAGCTTAGTAAGCTAAAAATTGGTTGTTTGACATTGCTCTTATTGGCTTTACTGGTAATTATACTCTCTTTTGACTTTGTTAAACCAGATTGTGGGCCAACACAATCATATTTCTCTTGTGATCATGCCTTGACAATGAACTATCAAACCTATTTTGGCCAAACTCTTATTTAAAGGTTTTGATTTGGCGAATGGCCCAAAACCCTTGTTTTCCAGGAAAAGATCTACTCCCTCGGACCCAAGGCTTAAGGCGTTAATTTCTGAGCGCGGTTATTAAGGAGAGCGTTGCATGCAAATTGTTTCCTTGTGTGCCCCTCATAAAGTGCTAGTAATTGCCTTCTTTAATTTCTCTCCATTATCTCTGCACCCGCAAGAGTCTCCTCGGTAGTCTTCACGGCCAATCACACACCGGTTTTAGAGGAGCTCAATAGGAAGGTCAGATAATTCGGAATAAAAGAAGGAGTTAATATCTATCGCACGCAGTGCTGAGCCAATGGACTTGCTTTCTTTTAGGACGCTACAAACCGATTTGAGGGGTAACTTCGGGAGTAAGAGACTAAATATCACCCCGCGCTTTAAGCCATGAGGAAAAATCAGACTTTTTTTTACGCCCTAAGCcttgggtcggagggagtataagATAGTATCGCCACACCATTTTCAAAATATTTCTTACAAGAATGTCAGAGACTCTTGTTTTAAACATCATTCAGAAAACtacaagaagaaaacaaagtaGCTATTTTCAAGAAATTATTTTGAACCATGTCTTCATCTATATTACTACCTTTTTTTTCAAATATGATTTGAAAATTAATTTTCCAAAAAGGTTACGAGTTTCAAAGTATAAGAggtaaattttttttgaaactaaaagTATAAGAGGTAATTATAGAACACCATAGAGGTCTATAATATACTACCCCCAGAATCTAGATTCCAATCAACTACTTGAAAAAAAAGATGTGACCTAATTAAAAACATTTTTCAGTTAAGCCACAAGTGAAGTGGGAACTATATTATCCCATGATTTCCCTCGTACCAATTTCATGGAAAACTACCATTTTATATTTTGAAATCCCTTTCCAATCATGTTGCCATGATCACCTCTAAAGCATAAGTTCAACTTTCCTTGTGATGTTTAGGTCGATTGCTCTCTGTGAGGATTTATGCTGGCTAGTCATCTGGTGCCTTGAGTTGGATCTATAGATAGATAATGTCATAATGACCAGATTGATCCTCATATGAAAGCACATCCTAACAATGGTATGCGTGGTGTGATTGGTTGCTGCTGCTTTAGAAGATGCAGTTGATTGTGCTAGCTGGATAGCTCCTTGCCTTTCCTTCTTCAATTGGCTGCAAATACTTCCTTCAGGTTTGGCTAAGGTCAGTTGGTTTTTTCTGCTTTGAATGGATTGTCGGCAGCTGCATCACTTCAACATAAAATGCAATGTGCCATTCATTCTATCTGGTTCACAATATGCGGTATCGGCTATGTATATGTTTCTTGCCCAACATGATGGTGGGTATAATTGTGGGTGATGAGGACTGCAATTCTCAGTACGGGGCCTTTGAGGCAGGCTTCTTCCTTGTCCGATGTTGTGATGCCACCATGGTGGTGGTTCAGAGCTCGAGCCCCCCTTCCGCCCGCTCGCCGCCCTCCAGCTCTTCCGCTCCGCCCCCTCCGCCCTCTCCCTCCCCCACTCCGCCCGCTCctacaccgccgtcctcgccaccCTCGTCGCCCACTCCCAGCTCCCcctcgcccaatccctcctcgcCGACATGCGCGCCGCCGGTTTCgcccccaccaccgccacctacAACGTCCTCCTCAAGGCCCACTGCTCCGATGCCGCCGCTCCCATCGACGACGCCGTCCGCCTTTTCCGGAACATCCCCAAACCCGACGCCTGCTCTTACAACACCCTCATTGATGGGCTCTGCCGCTGCAGCCGCCGTGCCGAGGCCCTCCAGCTGTTCTCCGAGATGGTAGCAAACGGCATTGCGCCTACGGTGGTTACTTACACGACTGTTATCAATTGGCTCGCCCGGGAGGGTTGCTTGGACGATGCGCTGGAGATGTTTGATCAAATGGCGAAGAGAGGTATTGCACCGAATGTTGTCACATATAGTTCTTTGATTGACGGGTTGTGCAAGGGTGGGCGCGCAGCATCGGCACTGGAGTTGCTGGATAGGATGGTCAAGGAGAAGAAGCTgccaaatacaatcacatatagcTCTGTGATTAACGGTCTCTGTAAGGAAAGCCGGATAAGGGACGCAATGGAGATTTTGGACCGGATGCGTCTCCAGGGGAGGAAGCCTGATGCTGGCTTGTTTGGGAAGCTAATTGTTGGGCTGTGTGATGGAGGAAGGCCCGTGGAGGCTGCAAATTACCTGGATGAGATGGTTCTTGCTGGCGTTCAACCCAACCGGGTGACCTGGAGCTTGCATGTCAGGATAAACGATGCAGTGGTGACAGCATTATGTGCTAAGGGTGAAGCTGAGAGGGCTTTCCGGGTTTACCAGAGCATGACGACGCGTGGCATTTCTACTGAGCCAGGCACTTTTCATCTCCTGGTCGAGTTCTTCTCCAAAAAGAACAATTTGGAGAAAGCAGCTCATGTTGTGCTAGACATGCTGTCAGAGAGGTGCATCCCTGAGAGAGAAACATGGGATGTTATTATCAGTGGGTATTGGAGTAAGAAGAAGGTGAGACAAGAAGCTGAGAAAATGTGGAAGCAGTTAGCAGTCACCTGATTTGGAATAAATGTGGTGCTACACTGTGCTAGTACATGATGTGCCTGAGCTCTCAGCAATCTAAATTGTCCCTTGAGGTAGTAACATATTTCTCTTTCCATCATGGTGTTTACACAAGCGAGATAGTATCGTCACATCGGTGTTTCCATTTCCGGGATTATGTGATGTACTGAAGTTCATTATTTGTACACATTTGAAGCTACAAGCAAGCTGGCAGTGTTCAGGTATGATGCGATGATTGTTGTCTGTGTCTCTTATCTTTGATGTCTAGGATTACACTCCTTCAACTGCGACCTAAGTTGAAATTTATTATCTCCCATCACTAGCCTAAATGTTCGGAGTTATTGTACGATGACATAAAAGCTACTACTAATATAAGATATGAATTCAAGAATGTACTGTATGATATGCGTTTGCAAAAGGGTAACCAGATCATCGTCCTTTCTGGGCATCTTAACTTCACGCAAAAGAGCAAAACAAAGTATGACTACCTATATTTGTCAAGATTCAAGACAAAAGCAAGTTATCAAGTCACTTTATCTGCCTAAACATGTTTTACGTTCAGTTGATCCTCAATAGCCAATCGAAGATTTTAATATGCCAAAAGATGTATCCAATGTATTGTCCTACATGTCATGAACCTGCAACTGTGCATCTTATATTATTTACATGTGCAAGCCTTTTGCATGTAGTGCAACCTGCAACAATTTCAACCATGCATTGGCTACTTACGATTTGTATGTGGAGCTCGGGAGATGCTGGAACTCAAATTGTTCCGTAGCAAAGATGATATGGAACTTGTTTGATGAGTTTAGTTCATTGTTAATATTTCGAAGTGAAGATTGTCAGGTTCCGTCGGTATATGAAATAAGTTCATGGTTAATTTTTAAAAGTGGACTGGCATCTTTTGTTGTGTAGAGTAGACACTTAAATAGAACGTGGGGCATACATAATATGTGTGAGACATATTCTGCATACATAAAATAAGCTTGGGCTTGTTTAAGATCATCATTAGTACCTTACATCATCGCACAAAAATAGGTGTTGTATACTTCTGTTCTGTCTATCCCGCTTAAGGGGCTTCAACTGTCTGTTTTATCGGCAGGAACTAGGGCGAACTAATACTTTGAAGACCCAAACTATTGTGTAGATACCGGAAAGCCAATGCCATGGCGGGTGGTTGGGAAGCTGACAAATAGTATGCTTCCAATAACTCCAATAGCAACTGGTAATGTTGTGAGTACTTGCTTTGTATCCTCTGATGGTATTGGATAGAAGCAAGAAACCACATTTTGATCAAACAGAGCTATTGCAACAAAAATCATCGCGGAGACAGTTGCATGGACAAAGTCTAGAAATTTTATCTTGTATTCAACTGCAGCATGTGGATCAAGAGTAGCGCCACCATCAATGACCCATAACCCCTTGAACGTGGCAAACCCGTATCTTACCTTTCCTTTCTCATCCCTGAAGCTATCTGTGAAGCTAAGAACAAAGCATGACAGTGTACATAGTATCACAAGCCCTCCTGCCATCATCCGATTCATGTCACCGC contains:
- the LOC124663364 gene encoding pentatricopeptide repeat-containing protein At5g46100-like, with translation MRTAILKLEPPFRPLAALQLFRSAPSALSLPHSARSYTAVLATLVAHSQLPLAQSLLADMRAAGFAPTTATYNVLLKAHCSDAAAPIDDAVRLFRNIPKPDACSYNTLIDGLCRCSRRAEALQLFSEMVANGIAPTVVTYTTVINWLAREGCLDDALEMFDQMAKRGIAPNVVTYSSLIDGLCKGGRAASALELLDRMVKEKKLPNTITYSSVINGLCKESRIRDAMEILDRMRLQGRKPDAGLFGKLIVGLCDGGRPVEAANYLDEMVLAGVQPNRVTWSLHVRINDAVVTALCAKGEAERAFRVYQSMTTRGISTEPGTFHLLVEFFSKKNNLEKAAHVVLDMLSERCIPERETWDVIISGYWSKKKVRQEAEKMWKQLAVT
- the LOC124663365 gene encoding protein DMP6-like: MAAPQPDMELQQNQRHPLLSNRTDGNNNLSPMQKAIGQTYKSTGHLAKLLPSGTVLAFQLLAPTLAKQGQCGDMNRMMAGGLVILCTLSCFVLSFTDSFRDEKGKVRYGFATFKGLWVIDGGATLDPHAAVEYKIKFLDFVHATVSAMIFVAIALFDQNVVSCFYPIPSEDTKQVLTTLPVAIGVIGSILFVSFPTTRHGIGFPVSTQ